A genome region from Gossypium hirsutum isolate 1008001.06 chromosome A04, Gossypium_hirsutum_v2.1, whole genome shotgun sequence includes the following:
- the LOC107896164 gene encoding UPF0481 protein At3g47200 isoform X2, which yields MQSSKNEHQRQSLEIDIKALEIDIKEMMLKSRRPPFPPCIYRVSSVLRDVNRKAYTPRTVSIGPLHHNNKNLKGMQTVKFQYLEQFLKRATKTAMLNELPHWGDPMGFVTSLDTDLQIGKHFSCLERFLGLLKPTEGDIWNSYAEDDLNHITLEELLKIILVDSAFIIELFLGFHFKLSKLTPFEIASIRMDLLLIENQIPFFVQENLYEEAFGSYPNIYPTILELSCEFFEPYNDPKMQIQTMKHFTDLLRTCHLPITKDGEHDSNGGTPENDSKNREPDDSNEHLKSATQLYAAGVQFNVSSSKCAFDISFIEPKLEIPCLHIYDDTEVIFRNVMALEIYHYPNKTLICDYVLLMDYLINTSEDAELLVEKKIITSRLGSNQQVAFLFNRLGRNIV from the coding sequence ATGCAATCATCGAAAAATGAGCACCAACGCCAATCTTTGGAGATTGACATTAAAGCTTTGGAGATTGACATCAAAGAAATGATGCTCAAAAGCAGGAGACCGCCTTTCCCCCCTTGTATCTACAGGGTCTCATCTGTACTTCGTGATGTAAACAGAAAGGCCTACACCCCTCGGACTGTTTCCATTGGTCCTCTTCACCATAACAACAAAAACTTGAAGGGtatgcaaacggtaaaatttcaaTATCTTGAGCAATTCCTTAAACGTGCCACCAAAACTGCTATGCTAAACGAGCTTCCTCACTGGGGAGATCCAATGGGTTTTGTTACTTCCCTGGATACTGACCTTCAAATAGGGAAGCATTTTTCTTGCTTAGAAAGGTTTTTGGGGTTGTTAAAACCTACCGAAGGTGATATTTGGAATAGTTATGCAGAAGATGACTTGAATCATATCACCCTTGAAGAGTTGTTGAAGATTATTCTCGTCGATTCCGCCTTCATTATCGAGCTCTTTCTTGGTTTTCATTTTAAACTTTCTAAATTAACACCATTTGAGATAGCTTCCATAAGGATGGACCTCTTGTTAATAGAAAATCAGATTCCATTCTTTGTGCAGGAAAATCTATACGAAGAAGCTTTTGGCTCTTATCCCAACATTTATCCAACCATCCTTGAACTTTCTTGTGAGTTTTTTGAGCCTTACAACGACCCAAAAATGCAAATCCAAACAATGAAGCATTTTACAGATTTGCTAAGAACCTGTCATCTCCCAATAACTAAAGATGGTGAACACGACAGCAATGGTGGAACCCCTGAAAATGATAGCAAGAATCGAGAACCCGATGATAGCAATGAACATTTGAAAAGCGCAACGCAATTGTATGCAGCTGGTGTGCAGTTCAATGTAAGTTCAAGCAAATGCGCATTtgacataagctttatcgagccaAAACTTGAAATACCATGTCTGCATATATACGATGATACTGAAGTTATTTTCAGGAATGTGATGGCCCTGGAGATATACCATTATCCAAATAAAACCCTCATTTGCGACTATGTCTTATTGATGGATTATCTTATCAACACCAGCGAAGACGCGGAGTTACTTGTGGAAAAGAAAATTATCACCAGCCGGCTTGGCAGCAACCAACAAGTGGCCTTCTTGTTTAACAGGCTTGGCAGGAACATTGTGTAG
- the LOC107896164 gene encoding UPF0481 protein At3g47200 isoform X1, producing the protein MQLGNDVMQSSKNEHQRQSLEIDIKALEIDIKEMMLKSRRPPFPPCIYRVSSVLRDVNRKAYTPRTVSIGPLHHNNKNLKGMQTVKFQYLEQFLKRATKTAMLNELPHWGDPMGFVTSLDTDLQIGKHFSCLERFLGLLKPTEGDIWNSYAEDDLNHITLEELLKIILVDSAFIIELFLGFHFKLSKLTPFEIASIRMDLLLIENQIPFFVQENLYEEAFGSYPNIYPTILELSCEFFEPYNDPKMQIQTMKHFTDLLRTCHLPITKDGEHDSNGGTPENDSKNREPDDSNEHLKSATQLYAAGVQFNVSSSKCAFDISFIEPKLEIPCLHIYDDTEVIFRNVMALEIYHYPNKTLICDYVLLMDYLINTSEDAELLVEKKIITSRLGSNQQVAFLFNRLGRNIV; encoded by the coding sequence ATGCAGCTTGGAAATGATGTAATGCAATCATCGAAAAATGAGCACCAACGCCAATCTTTGGAGATTGACATTAAAGCTTTGGAGATTGACATCAAAGAAATGATGCTCAAAAGCAGGAGACCGCCTTTCCCCCCTTGTATCTACAGGGTCTCATCTGTACTTCGTGATGTAAACAGAAAGGCCTACACCCCTCGGACTGTTTCCATTGGTCCTCTTCACCATAACAACAAAAACTTGAAGGGtatgcaaacggtaaaatttcaaTATCTTGAGCAATTCCTTAAACGTGCCACCAAAACTGCTATGCTAAACGAGCTTCCTCACTGGGGAGATCCAATGGGTTTTGTTACTTCCCTGGATACTGACCTTCAAATAGGGAAGCATTTTTCTTGCTTAGAAAGGTTTTTGGGGTTGTTAAAACCTACCGAAGGTGATATTTGGAATAGTTATGCAGAAGATGACTTGAATCATATCACCCTTGAAGAGTTGTTGAAGATTATTCTCGTCGATTCCGCCTTCATTATCGAGCTCTTTCTTGGTTTTCATTTTAAACTTTCTAAATTAACACCATTTGAGATAGCTTCCATAAGGATGGACCTCTTGTTAATAGAAAATCAGATTCCATTCTTTGTGCAGGAAAATCTATACGAAGAAGCTTTTGGCTCTTATCCCAACATTTATCCAACCATCCTTGAACTTTCTTGTGAGTTTTTTGAGCCTTACAACGACCCAAAAATGCAAATCCAAACAATGAAGCATTTTACAGATTTGCTAAGAACCTGTCATCTCCCAATAACTAAAGATGGTGAACACGACAGCAATGGTGGAACCCCTGAAAATGATAGCAAGAATCGAGAACCCGATGATAGCAATGAACATTTGAAAAGCGCAACGCAATTGTATGCAGCTGGTGTGCAGTTCAATGTAAGTTCAAGCAAATGCGCATTtgacataagctttatcgagccaAAACTTGAAATACCATGTCTGCATATATACGATGATACTGAAGTTATTTTCAGGAATGTGATGGCCCTGGAGATATACCATTATCCAAATAAAACCCTCATTTGCGACTATGTCTTATTGATGGATTATCTTATCAACACCAGCGAAGACGCGGAGTTACTTGTGGAAAAGAAAATTATCACCAGCCGGCTTGGCAGCAACCAACAAGTGGCCTTCTTGTTTAACAGGCTTGGCAGGAACATTGTGTAG